In Dermatophilus congolensis, a genomic segment contains:
- a CDS encoding thiazole synthase has translation MTPTIPPLTIDNTPLASRLITGTGGAPNLDILREALIASHTNLTTVAIRRYTPTQTGSLFDLLRSLNIRILPNTAGCRTAHEALLTAELAREALETDWIKLEIIADDQTLLPDPIELIDATEQLVNRGFKVFAYTNDDPITAQRLADLGCTAVMPLGAPIGTGLGILNPHNIELITHRLHVPVILDAGIGTASDATRAMELGCDAVLLATAVTRAQHPTHMASAFAHAVEAGYLARHAGRIPQRIHAHASSPTTGMVTP, from the coding sequence ATGACCCCCACCATCCCCCCACTGACCATCGACAACACCCCCCTGGCCTCCCGACTCATCACCGGAACCGGCGGCGCACCCAACCTCGACATCCTCCGCGAAGCGCTCATCGCCTCTCACACCAACCTCACCACCGTCGCCATCCGCCGCTACACACCCACCCAAACCGGATCCCTCTTCGACCTCCTACGCTCCCTCAACATCCGCATCCTGCCCAACACCGCCGGATGCCGCACCGCACATGAAGCACTCCTGACCGCAGAACTCGCCCGCGAAGCACTCGAAACCGACTGGATCAAACTCGAAATCATCGCCGACGACCAAACCCTCCTCCCCGACCCCATCGAACTCATCGACGCCACAGAACAACTCGTCAACCGCGGCTTCAAAGTCTTCGCCTACACCAACGACGACCCCATCACCGCCCAACGCCTCGCCGACCTCGGCTGCACCGCCGTCATGCCCCTAGGCGCCCCCATCGGAACCGGCCTGGGCATCCTCAACCCCCACAACATCGAACTCATCACCCACCGCCTACACGTGCCCGTCATCCTCGACGCCGGAATCGGAACCGCCTCCGACGCCACCCGCGCCATGGAACTAGGCTGCGATGCCGTCCTTCTTGCCACCGCAGTCACCCGCGCCCAACACCCCACCCACATGGCCAGCGCCTTCGCCCACGCCGTCGAAGCTGGCTACCTCGCCCGCCACGCCGGACGCATCCCCCAACGCATCCACGCCCACGCGTCCTCACCCACCACAGGCATGGTTACACCATGA
- the thiS gene encoding sulfur carrier protein ThiS, with protein MNTTITINGKPHTLPTKTTLRDIITHITGHTITPEGRTPTGTSLGIAIALNNEIIPRNNWATTIPGPNARIEIVTAVQGG; from the coding sequence ATGAACACCACCATCACCATCAACGGCAAACCTCACACCCTGCCCACCAAAACCACCCTGCGCGACATCATCACCCACATCACCGGCCACACCATCACCCCCGAAGGCCGCACACCCACCGGCACCAGCCTCGGCATCGCCATAGCCCTCAACAACGAAATCATCCCCCGCAACAACTGGGCCACCACCATCCCCGGCCCCAACGCCCGCATCGAAATCGTCACCGCCGTCCAAGGAGGGTAA
- the thiO gene encoding glycine oxidase ThiO encodes MRIAIIGAGIIGLSIAWHLHEAGTHVELIDPTPANGATHAAAGMLAATSETTYNEHHLTPLMLASAALYPHFIHRLTTTTNLPTGHQNTPTLHIGTDTADRETLHNLATYAHSLGLTLTPLTTRQARKLEPLLTPTISSALHAPHDHQVDPRLLAHALLTALTNANIPIHPTPATGITHTDNTDPTSPVTGITLTNGHTIPTDHAIIANATNATNLSGLPLNLTSLIRNAYGEVIRLTPPPNLRHNLTHIIRGHVKGNPIYIVPRTNGNLILGATTRENETPHVQAGGIHTLLRDGIHLLPCIEEFTITETIARPRPVTKDNAPLLGPLSTTITLATGLGRNGILLAPAIGAAITATITTPPTTHPLPDITAFTPHRFTTNP; translated from the coding sequence GTGCGCATCGCCATCATCGGCGCCGGCATCATCGGACTATCCATCGCATGGCACCTGCACGAAGCAGGCACACACGTCGAACTCATCGACCCAACCCCAGCCAACGGCGCCACCCACGCAGCCGCCGGCATGCTCGCAGCCACCAGCGAAACCACCTACAACGAACACCACCTCACCCCCCTCATGCTCGCCTCCGCCGCCCTCTACCCCCACTTCATCCACCGCCTCACCACCACCACAAACCTACCCACCGGACACCAAAACACCCCCACCCTCCACATCGGCACCGACACAGCCGACCGAGAAACCCTCCACAACCTCGCCACCTACGCACACAGCCTCGGCCTCACCCTCACACCCCTCACCACCCGCCAAGCCCGCAAACTCGAACCCCTCCTCACCCCCACCATCTCCAGCGCCCTGCACGCCCCCCACGACCACCAAGTCGACCCCCGCCTCCTCGCCCACGCACTCCTAACCGCCCTGACCAACGCAAACATCCCCATCCACCCCACCCCAGCAACCGGCATCACCCACACCGACAACACCGACCCCACCAGCCCCGTCACCGGCATCACCCTCACCAACGGCCACACCATCCCCACCGACCACGCCATCATCGCCAACGCCACCAACGCCACCAACCTGAGCGGCCTACCCCTGAACCTCACCAGCCTCATCCGCAACGCCTACGGCGAAGTCATCCGCCTCACACCCCCACCCAACCTCCGCCACAACCTCACCCACATCATCCGCGGACATGTCAAAGGCAACCCCATATACATCGTCCCCCGCACCAACGGAAACCTCATCCTCGGCGCCACCACCCGAGAAAACGAAACCCCCCACGTCCAAGCCGGCGGCATCCACACACTCCTACGAGACGGCATCCACCTCCTCCCCTGCATCGAAGAATTCACCATCACCGAAACCATCGCCAGACCCCGCCCCGTCACCAAAGACAACGCCCCACTCCTAGGCCCCCTCAGCACCACCATCACCCTAGCCACCGGACTAGGCCGCAACGGCATCCTCCTAGCCCCCGCCATCGGCGCCGCCATCACCGCCACCATCACCACCCCACCAACCACCCACCCACTACCCGACATCACCGCCTTCACACCCCACCGCTTCACCACCAACCCCTAA
- the thiE gene encoding thiamine phosphate synthase has protein sequence MASCEGVGLENSGVDVVRRLGRARLYLCTDARDSAGELRDFVRRVFAGGVDVVQVRDRSISTADEVEALRIVRQEARAAGALCAANDRADVGLVAGVDVVHVGQEDLSPVHVKSVCPGALVGVSTHSREQFVAAMAAPEVDYFCVGPVWATPTKPGRAAVGLGLVAEAARAGVGKPWFAIGGVDVSSVGRVVDAGAERVVVVRALTQADDPEGAARALRACLPGG, from the coding sequence ATGGCTTCTTGTGAGGGTGTCGGGTTGGAGAATTCGGGTGTGGATGTTGTTCGTCGGCTCGGGCGGGCGCGGTTGTATTTGTGTACGGATGCGCGGGATTCGGCGGGGGAGTTGCGGGATTTTGTGCGGCGGGTTTTTGCCGGTGGGGTGGATGTTGTTCAGGTGCGGGATCGGTCGATTTCGACGGCTGATGAGGTGGAGGCGTTGCGGATCGTGCGTCAGGAGGCGCGTGCGGCGGGGGCGTTGTGTGCGGCGAATGATCGTGCTGATGTGGGGTTGGTGGCTGGGGTGGATGTGGTGCATGTGGGGCAGGAGGATTTGTCGCCGGTGCATGTGAAGTCGGTGTGTCCGGGGGCTTTGGTGGGGGTGTCGACGCATTCGCGGGAGCAGTTTGTTGCGGCGATGGCGGCGCCGGAGGTGGATTATTTCTGTGTGGGGCCGGTGTGGGCGACGCCGACGAAGCCGGGTCGTGCTGCGGTGGGGTTGGGTTTGGTGGCTGAGGCTGCGCGGGCGGGGGTGGGTAAGCCGTGGTTTGCGATTGGGGGTGTTGATGTCTCGTCGGTGGGGCGGGTTGTGGATGCTGGTGCTGAGCGGGTGGTGGTGGTTCGGGCGTTGACGCAGGCTGATGACCCTGAGGGTGCTGCGCGGGCGTTGCGTGCGTGTTTGCCTGGGGGGTGA
- a CDS encoding DUF1540 domain-containing protein, giving the protein MSTLPIISSCTTTSCSFNDSGCTAGAITVGGTNGTASCGTFIALDARGGLTDTNGRVGACQRLECTHNTDLMCTAEAISVGGDTATCEHYSNA; this is encoded by the coding sequence ATGTCCACGCTTCCAATCATTTCCTCCTGCACCACCACTTCTTGCTCCTTCAACGACTCCGGCTGTACCGCTGGCGCAATCACCGTTGGTGGCACAAACGGCACCGCCTCCTGCGGTACTTTCATTGCCCTCGACGCCCGTGGCGGACTCACTGACACCAACGGCCGCGTCGGGGCATGCCAGCGTCTGGAATGCACCCACAACACTGACCTGATGTGCACCGCCGAAGCCATCAGCGTCGGCGGTGACACCGCGACCTGCGAGCACTACAGCAACGCCTGA
- a CDS encoding amino acid permease, translating to MSKPNNPNGGQTHATTTATTVHEHGELTRGLTLRHITFIALGSAIGTGLFYGSAAAIQAAGPAVILAYLASGAAVYMVMRALGEMAVRHPVSGSFGQYAARYMGPFAGFLTGWTYAFEMLVVAVADVTAFSVYMAFWWPQTPRWIWVTAVICFIGAVNTRHVKVFGELEFWLTIVKVSAIVAMIIGGSFLMFKGITFEPGVAVGPHNLFDHGGFSPTGMAGIIASLSIVVFAFGGVENVGITAGEASDPKRAIPRAVGSVPVRILIFYVLTMVVIMSLVPWNRITGDSSPFVQIFSTLGVPAAPSILNVIIITAAVSAINSDTFGAGRMLYGLAKQGQAPKVFAQVSKHGVPWMTVVVMCAALAVAAVLNAVIPENVFKIIASIATFATVLVWLMILLSNLAMRREIKQRGLQESEYPVPFHPVGTWATFAFLVFVVGVIGWFPDTRVALWVGLIWVALLTIAYFTLVPQHGRQQPSLEDKTPRES from the coding sequence ATGTCCAAACCGAACAACCCCAACGGTGGACAAACACACGCCACGACCACAGCCACGACGGTGCATGAGCATGGCGAACTTACGCGCGGCCTCACCCTGCGACACATCACTTTCATCGCGCTCGGTTCGGCTATCGGAACAGGCCTGTTTTACGGTTCAGCCGCGGCTATTCAGGCTGCTGGCCCTGCGGTGATTTTGGCGTATCTCGCCTCAGGCGCTGCCGTGTATATGGTGATGCGTGCTTTGGGTGAGATGGCTGTCCGGCACCCTGTCTCGGGATCTTTTGGGCAGTACGCAGCTCGCTACATGGGGCCGTTTGCTGGGTTTTTAACCGGGTGGACGTATGCCTTCGAGATGCTTGTCGTTGCGGTCGCAGATGTGACTGCTTTTTCTGTTTATATGGCTTTTTGGTGGCCGCAAACGCCTCGCTGGATTTGGGTCACAGCTGTGATCTGTTTTATCGGAGCTGTGAACACTCGGCACGTCAAAGTTTTTGGTGAGCTCGAGTTTTGGTTGACGATCGTGAAGGTCAGTGCGATTGTCGCGATGATTATTGGTGGATCATTCCTCATGTTTAAAGGAATCACCTTCGAACCCGGCGTAGCCGTGGGACCGCACAATCTTTTTGACCACGGCGGCTTCAGCCCTACAGGAATGGCTGGGATTATCGCATCTTTGTCGATTGTGGTTTTCGCCTTCGGCGGAGTAGAGAATGTTGGCATCACTGCAGGTGAAGCATCTGATCCTAAGCGAGCAATTCCGCGGGCAGTGGGCTCTGTTCCGGTACGTATTTTGATTTTTTACGTACTCACCATGGTTGTCATCATGTCACTAGTTCCATGGAATCGAATTACGGGTGACTCGAGTCCATTTGTGCAGATTTTCTCTACGCTTGGAGTCCCCGCTGCACCTTCGATTCTTAACGTGATCATTATTACGGCTGCAGTTTCTGCGATTAATTCAGATACTTTCGGTGCTGGCCGCATGCTATACGGATTAGCTAAGCAGGGACAGGCACCGAAAGTGTTTGCTCAAGTATCAAAGCATGGTGTCCCATGGATGACCGTAGTGGTCATGTGTGCAGCATTAGCGGTAGCAGCTGTACTTAATGCGGTTATTCCCGAGAACGTATTCAAAATCATCGCCTCGATTGCAACGTTCGCGACGGTGCTTGTGTGGCTGATGATCTTGTTGTCTAACTTGGCAATGCGCCGGGAGATCAAGCAGCGGGGTTTACAGGAGTCCGAGTACCCGGTGCCATTCCACCCTGTCGGAACATGGGCAACATTCGCGTTTCTTGTGTTCGTAGTGGGCGTGATTGGTTGGTTCCCTGATACGCGGGTGGCTTTGTGGGTGGGGTTGATCTGGGTTGCCCTACTCACGATCGCGTATTTCACCTTGGTTCCCCAGCATGGTCGCCAGCAGCCTTCACTTGAGGACAAGACCCCAAGGGAATCCTGA
- a CDS encoding IclR family transcriptional regulator → MAQVPAAMSALRILRYLGTRRGPVSAASIATALSLPRSSVYHLLAALIETGFVVHLETEHLYGIGPAAAELGTAYSRQVPIARIATPALDALVERIGESAHLSVLLGQNVVYVSEVRAPRRPMLVSETGVRLPAHLTASGRAILAALPAKQIRALYPDAAAFPHSSADKTSWSPGRLRTTLQKVRARGWAVERGEITAGMSSVAVAIHDHLGWPCAALAFTVEDERLPTEREPVLINALRAVANKLENTLCAENSPRAHPSA, encoded by the coding sequence GTGGCTCAAGTTCCCGCCGCGATGAGTGCTCTTAGGATTCTGCGCTATTTAGGGACGAGGCGGGGACCTGTTTCAGCTGCGTCAATCGCAACAGCACTTTCTTTGCCTCGATCCAGTGTCTACCACCTGCTTGCCGCACTCATCGAAACCGGTTTCGTTGTCCACCTCGAAACCGAACATCTCTACGGAATAGGACCAGCTGCAGCTGAACTTGGAACCGCCTACTCCCGGCAAGTACCCATCGCCCGTATCGCCACCCCGGCTCTCGATGCCCTCGTTGAACGCATAGGAGAAAGCGCTCACTTATCGGTCCTTCTAGGCCAAAACGTTGTCTACGTATCCGAAGTACGTGCCCCCCGACGTCCCATGCTCGTCTCAGAAACAGGTGTACGCCTACCCGCGCACCTGACCGCCAGCGGCCGGGCGATCCTTGCTGCACTACCTGCCAAACAAATCCGCGCTCTCTATCCCGATGCCGCAGCCTTTCCGCATAGCAGCGCTGACAAAACCAGTTGGTCTCCAGGGCGTCTGCGTACCACCCTCCAAAAGGTCCGCGCCCGCGGCTGGGCCGTTGAACGAGGTGAAATCACCGCTGGCATGAGTAGCGTCGCGGTTGCCATACATGACCATCTTGGATGGCCTTGCGCAGCACTGGCTTTCACTGTCGAAGATGAACGCCTTCCTACAGAGCGCGAGCCCGTTCTCATTAATGCCCTACGTGCCGTCGCGAACAAACTCGAAAACACTCTCTGCGCAGAAAACTCACCCAGGGCCCACCCCAGTGCTTAA
- a CDS encoding NAD-glutamate dehydrogenase, which translates to MGKDQALRASHLEAAAATIAAAAHVGDRSGVETMTTYLERFYHHVATEELLTHTPEELAGAAASMLATAHQLTTTTRERVRVFTPTVERDGWASGHTVVHVATDDASFLVDSLLEHLEHTKTRVHFIAHPQIYVRRDDEGTLTDVVDVASGAQTDPTPTDALRESWIHIEIDRLNDHATEENLAAELLNVVRDVHAAVDDFDALQARAIEIRDNLTENIPNVDPDTVHRARSLLDWVAGGQFIFIGAADYTVERKQDGHGRDTVELRRIPESGLGILSPRRSPETTIDHAKSLTGVAAQLALKPVAYVFTKANATSTVHRRVRLEYIGIKQFDTAGNVTGERRIIGLFTAPAYVWSVTSLPYVRDKVQAVIHEAGYVPDSHLSKDLLAVLESYPRDDLFHDTVEHITAVATAVVHLRERRRTRLFLRHDPFGRYVTALIYLPRDRYNTDVRIRIQDILMSAFNGDEIEYRTRVSDASLAQIYAIVHGVDASDARQIDLNELEARIVEATRNWDEGFAEAATARFGEGPAAAIIARYGRGFDQVYKADVAPRVAVADVVALEAFEHEPERSIRPVVHQTPGAPNNQRRMKIYARQEVSLSDLVPILRDTGVRVTDERPYRLHRADGTSFCVYDIGLSIPDNVIWRRGTGRVTASRETSTLAFEDLVADVWAGRAESDALNALVLRAGLTGDEIAVLRAITSYIAQAGSTFSRQYVEQVVLDNPELAATLLRYFEARFDPEAFPGGTDNPGRIDAVTAIESELIDNIAHVTSLDEDTIWRRLHSVVASTVRTNRYAHRRVDTLAFKLHPAGILGIPEPIPAVEIWVYSPRVEGTHLRFGPVARGGLRWSDRREDFRTEILGLVKAQMVKNALIVPTGSKGGFYAKRLPAATDRDAWMNEGIAAYKLFVSSLLDVTDNRTDEGIHTPAGVLRYDEEDPYLVVAADKGTARFSDIANDIAVDYGFWLQDAFASGGSAGYDHKGMGITARGAWVSVQRHFRELGINVQTQDFTVVGIGDMSGDVFGNGMLLSEHIHLVAAFDHRHIFLDPTPDAAATYAERRRIFDLSRSSWDDFDRSLLSEGGGIYPRAAKHIDISEQAAATLGLENTSSLTPSELVAAILRAPVDLLWNGGIGTYVKATTQTNAEIGDRANDAVRINGNELRARVVGEGGNLGLSQLGRIEAARNGVLLNTDAIDNAAGVNTSDHEVNIKILLGDIERTGDLTRKQRNELLESMTEEVAAAVLHDNYEQNVLLGNARMQAPAMAGAHARLMDALEKTGQLDRNLEFLPSHEEFAARLSRGEDLTSPEMSVLVGYAKISLKNALGNSRLPDDPWLDRYVEKYFPKALRERYGDRFSEHPLRRDIIINVLVNGLVNRGGVTFVHRCQEETDATVERIGAAYVIASEVFGQRAFAERVQALDNELASTAQTTLHLEFRRLIDRAVRWIVTNRPPHLNIGDEIEAFAPVVESLRDRVPDLLTGPQIDEFREDVYARIDSGLPEGLARDASALIFVFSLLDIAEIAVNTGVDPAEVASIYYAALGQIRVGELLVRVGALDRDNRWDSLARQALRDDLYDVLRSITTVVLESEASEGGAADAHERVRTWAQVHADVLSRLGGIMDAIDTMPEAGLAPVSVAVRSLRGVIRTTSAR; encoded by the coding sequence ATGGGCAAAGACCAGGCTCTGCGCGCAAGTCACCTCGAAGCAGCCGCCGCCACCATCGCAGCCGCAGCACACGTAGGAGACCGCAGCGGCGTTGAGACCATGACCACCTACCTCGAACGCTTCTACCACCACGTCGCTACCGAGGAACTCCTCACCCATACCCCCGAAGAACTCGCCGGCGCCGCAGCATCCATGCTCGCCACCGCCCATCAACTCACTACCACCACCCGCGAACGCGTCCGCGTCTTCACCCCCACCGTTGAACGTGACGGTTGGGCAAGCGGCCACACCGTCGTCCACGTCGCCACCGACGACGCCTCCTTTCTCGTTGACTCCCTACTGGAACACCTCGAACACACCAAAACCCGCGTCCACTTCATTGCTCACCCCCAGATCTACGTACGCCGCGACGACGAGGGCACCCTCACCGACGTCGTCGATGTTGCCTCTGGGGCACAAACAGACCCCACCCCTACCGACGCCCTGCGCGAATCTTGGATCCATATTGAAATCGACCGGCTCAACGACCACGCAACCGAAGAAAATCTCGCCGCTGAACTCCTCAACGTCGTCCGCGACGTCCACGCCGCCGTCGACGACTTCGATGCTCTCCAAGCCCGCGCCATAGAAATCCGCGACAACCTCACCGAAAACATTCCCAACGTTGACCCCGACACTGTCCACCGCGCCCGATCTCTCCTGGACTGGGTCGCCGGAGGGCAATTCATTTTCATCGGCGCCGCCGACTACACCGTCGAACGGAAGCAAGACGGCCACGGTCGCGACACCGTCGAACTACGTCGCATACCCGAAAGCGGTCTAGGCATCCTCTCGCCCCGACGCTCACCCGAAACCACCATCGACCACGCCAAGAGCCTTACTGGCGTTGCTGCACAACTTGCACTCAAACCCGTCGCCTACGTCTTCACAAAAGCCAATGCCACCTCCACCGTCCACCGGCGCGTGCGCCTCGAATACATCGGCATCAAACAATTTGACACTGCCGGAAACGTCACCGGCGAACGTCGCATCATCGGCCTATTCACCGCCCCCGCCTACGTCTGGTCCGTCACCTCCCTGCCTTACGTCCGCGACAAAGTCCAAGCTGTCATCCACGAAGCCGGCTACGTCCCTGACAGCCACCTCAGCAAGGATCTCCTCGCGGTCCTAGAGTCCTACCCCCGCGACGACCTCTTCCACGACACCGTCGAACACATCACCGCAGTCGCCACCGCCGTCGTCCACCTGAGAGAACGACGACGAACCCGACTCTTCCTGCGCCATGACCCCTTCGGCCGCTATGTCACCGCCCTCATCTACCTACCCCGCGACCGCTACAACACAGACGTACGCATCCGCATCCAAGACATCCTCATGTCCGCCTTCAATGGCGACGAAATCGAATACCGAACCCGAGTCAGCGACGCCTCCCTTGCACAGATTTACGCCATCGTCCACGGCGTCGACGCATCCGATGCGCGCCAAATCGACCTCAACGAACTCGAAGCCCGCATCGTTGAAGCCACTCGAAACTGGGACGAAGGCTTCGCCGAAGCCGCCACCGCCCGCTTCGGCGAAGGACCCGCTGCCGCCATCATCGCCCGCTACGGGCGAGGGTTCGATCAGGTCTACAAAGCCGATGTGGCTCCCCGCGTCGCTGTGGCTGATGTCGTGGCCCTCGAAGCCTTCGAACACGAACCCGAACGTTCTATCCGCCCCGTTGTCCACCAAACCCCCGGCGCACCTAATAACCAGCGCCGCATGAAAATCTACGCCCGTCAAGAAGTCTCTCTATCCGACCTTGTTCCTATCCTCCGTGACACCGGCGTACGCGTCACCGACGAACGTCCCTACCGCCTTCACCGCGCCGACGGAACCTCTTTCTGCGTTTACGACATCGGCCTATCTATTCCCGACAACGTCATCTGGCGCCGTGGCACCGGACGCGTCACCGCCAGCCGTGAAACCTCCACCCTGGCCTTCGAAGACCTCGTCGCTGATGTGTGGGCAGGCCGAGCCGAATCAGACGCACTCAACGCCCTCGTCCTACGAGCAGGCCTAACTGGCGACGAAATTGCCGTGCTGCGTGCCATCACCTCCTACATCGCCCAAGCTGGATCGACCTTCAGTCGCCAATACGTCGAACAAGTTGTCCTCGACAACCCCGAGCTCGCTGCCACTTTGTTGCGCTACTTCGAGGCCCGTTTCGACCCAGAGGCCTTCCCAGGCGGCACCGACAACCCGGGGCGTATCGACGCCGTTACCGCTATCGAGAGCGAACTCATTGACAACATCGCTCACGTAACCTCCCTTGATGAAGACACCATCTGGCGTCGCCTGCACTCCGTCGTTGCATCCACCGTCCGCACCAACCGATATGCTCACCGCCGCGTCGACACCCTCGCCTTCAAACTTCACCCGGCAGGCATTCTCGGCATTCCTGAACCCATTCCTGCCGTAGAAATCTGGGTCTACAGTCCTCGCGTTGAAGGAACTCACTTGCGCTTTGGTCCCGTTGCCCGCGGTGGGCTGCGCTGGTCAGACCGCCGAGAAGATTTCCGCACCGAAATTCTGGGCCTGGTCAAAGCCCAAATGGTCAAAAATGCCCTCATCGTCCCCACCGGCTCCAAAGGCGGTTTCTACGCTAAGCGCCTACCAGCTGCGACAGACCGTGATGCCTGGATGAATGAAGGAATCGCTGCTTACAAGCTTTTCGTTTCCTCCCTTCTAGATGTCACAGACAACCGCACTGACGAGGGAATTCACACTCCTGCAGGTGTGCTCCGCTATGACGAAGAAGACCCCTACCTCGTTGTCGCAGCGGATAAAGGCACAGCCCGCTTTTCTGATATCGCCAACGACATCGCCGTCGACTATGGATTCTGGCTTCAAGACGCCTTCGCTTCTGGTGGGTCAGCTGGATACGACCACAAAGGAATGGGCATCACCGCACGCGGCGCCTGGGTCTCTGTGCAACGTCATTTCCGTGAACTAGGCATTAACGTTCAAACCCAAGATTTCACTGTTGTTGGTATCGGTGACATGAGCGGCGACGTCTTCGGTAACGGCATGCTGCTGTCTGAACACATCCACCTCGTCGCTGCATTCGACCACCGCCACATTTTCTTGGACCCCACTCCCGATGCAGCGGCCACATACGCTGAACGGCGGCGCATCTTTGATCTCTCTCGCTCTTCCTGGGATGACTTCGATCGCAGCCTGCTCTCTGAGGGAGGGGGGATCTACCCTCGTGCCGCTAAGCACATCGACATCAGTGAACAAGCAGCCGCAACTCTCGGACTGGAAAACACGAGCTCACTGACGCCCTCCGAGCTCGTCGCGGCTATCTTGCGCGCACCCGTTGACCTCCTGTGGAACGGCGGTATCGGTACCTACGTCAAAGCCACTACCCAAACCAACGCCGAAATCGGTGATCGCGCTAACGATGCAGTTCGTATTAATGGCAACGAACTACGAGCACGTGTTGTCGGAGAAGGTGGAAACCTCGGCTTGAGCCAGCTTGGCCGCATCGAAGCAGCCCGCAACGGCGTTCTTCTCAACACCGACGCTATCGACAACGCTGCTGGCGTCAACACATCTGACCACGAGGTCAACATCAAGATTCTGCTGGGTGATATCGAACGCACCGGAGATCTCACCCGAAAACAGCGCAACGAACTCCTTGAGTCCATGACTGAGGAAGTCGCCGCAGCCGTCTTGCACGATAACTACGAACAAAATGTTCTCTTAGGCAACGCGCGTATGCAGGCTCCGGCTATGGCAGGAGCACACGCTCGTCTCATGGACGCTTTGGAGAAAACCGGACAACTTGACCGGAACCTCGAATTCCTTCCATCGCACGAAGAATTCGCTGCTCGGCTCAGCCGTGGTGAGGACCTTACTTCACCTGAGATGAGTGTCCTTGTCGGGTACGCCAAAATCTCCCTCAAGAACGCGCTCGGCAACTCCCGTTTGCCGGATGACCCGTGGCTTGATCGCTATGTAGAGAAGTACTTCCCTAAAGCACTACGAGAACGATACGGAGATCGTTTTTCTGAGCATCCGCTTCGCCGCGACATCATCATCAATGTTCTTGTTAATGGCCTGGTTAACCGCGGTGGCGTTACGTTCGTGCACCGGTGCCAGGAAGAAACTGACGCGACAGTTGAACGTATCGGCGCGGCCTATGTGATCGCCTCTGAAGTTTTTGGGCAGCGTGCTTTCGCTGAACGTGTCCAGGCGCTAGACAATGAGCTTGCTTCCACTGCTCAGACCACACTTCACCTAGAGTTCCGGCGTCTCATTGATCGAGCGGTTCGGTGGATTGTCACTAACCGGCCGCCGCATTTGAACATCGGTGACGAGATCGAGGCATTTGCCCCCGTCGTGGAGTCACTGCGTGATCGGGTACCAGATCTTCTTACTGGGCCTCAAATCGATGAGTTCCGCGAAGACGTCTACGCCCGCATCGATAGTGGTCTTCCTGAGGGTCTTGCCCGTGATGCTTCAGCGTTGATCTTTGTTTTCTCGTTGCTCGATATTGCCGAGATTGCTGTGAATACAGGTGTTGATCCAGCTGAGGTGGCCTCGATCTACTACGCGGCGCTTGGTCAGATCCGTGTTGGTGAACTGCTTGTTCGAGTAGGAGCCCTCGATCGTGATAACAGGTGGGACTCCCTGGCCCGCCAGGCTCTGCGCGATGATCTTTATGACGTGCTTCGCAGCATCACCACAGTTGTTCTGGAGTCTGAAGCTAGCGAGGGCGGTGCAGCTGATGCTCATGAACGTGTGCGTACTTGGGCTCAGGTCCACGCTGATGTTCTTTCTCGTCTAGGTGGGATCATGGATGCTATTGACACGATGCCCGAGGCTGGTCTTGCACCTGTTTCGGTAGCTGTCAGAAGTCTGCGTGGGGTGATTCGCACTACATCTGCGCGGTGA